In Holophagales bacterium, one DNA window encodes the following:
- a CDS encoding 50S ribosomal protein L11 methyltransferase, whose translation MSPSHLERRFRVVAGEEDVASAWIWSLDPLGVEWRDEPAGSVAVAYFRADDCPPLPEGFPYALLAEEPVASTDWLAAWRAAASPIEVGRQLLIDPRELDAVEALPETGGRHLLRLPARTAFGVGSHESTRLAWELAESLDLAGRAVLDVGCGTGILAFGCRLLGAGRVVGFDLDPAAALLAGQYARHNRVAVPFFVGRVAALAAHPAARPPFDLLLVNVIPEEIRGELPELLALLACDGEAVFSGILEREADAALAELARHGLVERDRRVAGEWAALRTARAGAPARSA comes from the coding sequence GTGAGCCCCTCGCACCTCGAGCGCCGCTTTCGCGTCGTCGCCGGGGAAGAGGACGTGGCCTCGGCCTGGATCTGGTCGCTCGACCCGCTCGGCGTCGAGTGGCGAGACGAGCCTGCGGGGTCGGTGGCGGTCGCCTACTTCCGCGCCGACGACTGTCCGCCGTTGCCCGAGGGGTTCCCTTACGCCCTGCTCGCCGAAGAGCCGGTGGCGTCGACCGACTGGCTCGCCGCCTGGCGCGCCGCGGCCTCGCCGATCGAGGTCGGCCGGCAGCTGTTGATCGACCCGCGCGAGCTCGATGCGGTCGAGGCGCTGCCCGAGACGGGGGGGCGCCATCTTCTGCGGCTGCCGGCCCGCACGGCGTTCGGCGTCGGCAGTCACGAGTCGACCCGCCTGGCCTGGGAGCTCGCCGAATCGCTCGATCTCGCCGGTCGTGCGGTGCTCGACGTCGGTTGCGGCACCGGCATCCTCGCCTTCGGCTGCCGCCTGCTCGGCGCCGGTCGCGTCGTCGGCTTCGACCTCGATCCGGCGGCGGCGCTGCTCGCCGGCCAGTACGCACGGCACAACCGCGTCGCCGTCCCCTTCTTCGTCGGACGGGTCGCGGCGCTCGCCGCGCACCCGGCGGCGCGCCCCCCCTTCGACCTGCTCCTCGTCAACGTCATTCCGGAGGAGATCCGCGGCGAGCTCCCCGAGCTCCTGGCGCTGCTCGCTTGCGACGGGGAAGCGGTTTTCTCCGGCATCCTGGAGCGCGAGGCTGACGCGGCGCTCGCCGAGCTCGCCCGTCACGGTCTCGTCGAGCGCGACCGACGCGTCGCCGGCGAGTGGGCGGCGCTGCGCACCGCACGCGCCGGCGCTCCCGCTCGATCGGCATGA
- a CDS encoding type IV pilus twitching motility protein PilT, with the protein MNINELLKIAVERKASDLHLKVGSHPVLRVDGELLPLGELKRLMQEDTIAMAFSMMNARQKQRFKEEYEIDIAYSVPGLGRFRCNIFQQRGTVGLVLRVIPGRILAIRELMLPPVLEKICEERRGLVLCTGTTGSGKSTTLAAMIDLINGSRTEHIVTVEDPIEFLHRDKKSIVNQREIDVDTRGFSTALRSALRQDPDVILVGEMRDYETIETALLAAETGHLVFSTLHTLDATETINRIISVFPPHHQKQIRIQLAQVLKSVISMRLMPRADGSGRVPAVEVLISTPYIRECIENKDKTKYIREQIALGTSQYGMQTFDQSLFQLYKNGLITLDEALRRASNPDEFKLKLQGVQFTADASREAMEQALEAPHETDQFQDGLNFQIERIGG; encoded by the coding sequence ATGAACATCAACGAGCTGCTCAAGATCGCCGTCGAGAGGAAGGCCTCGGACCTCCACCTCAAGGTCGGCAGCCACCCGGTGCTGCGTGTCGACGGCGAGCTGCTGCCGCTCGGCGAGCTCAAGCGGCTGATGCAGGAGGACACCATCGCGATGGCGTTCTCGATGATGAACGCCCGCCAGAAGCAGCGCTTCAAGGAGGAGTACGAGATCGACATCGCCTACTCGGTGCCGGGTCTCGGACGCTTCCGTTGCAACATCTTCCAGCAGCGCGGCACGGTCGGCCTGGTGCTGCGCGTCATCCCGGGGCGCATTCTCGCCATCCGCGAGCTGATGCTGCCGCCGGTGCTGGAGAAGATCTGCGAGGAGCGCCGCGGGCTGGTGCTCTGCACCGGGACGACCGGCTCGGGCAAGTCGACGACGCTTGCCGCGATGATCGACCTGATCAACGGCTCGCGGACCGAGCACATCGTCACCGTCGAGGACCCGATCGAGTTCCTGCACCGCGACAAGAAGTCCATCGTCAACCAGCGCGAGATCGACGTCGACACGCGCGGGTTCTCCACCGCCCTGCGCTCGGCGCTGCGCCAGGACCCGGACGTCATCCTGGTCGGCGAGATGCGCGACTACGAGACGATCGAGACGGCGCTGCTCGCCGCCGAGACGGGCCACCTCGTCTTCTCGACGCTGCACACCCTCGACGCCACCGAGACGATCAACCGCATCATCTCGGTCTTCCCGCCGCACCATCAGAAGCAGATCCGCATCCAGCTCGCCCAGGTGCTCAAGTCGGTCATCTCGATGCGCCTCATGCCGCGCGCCGACGGCTCGGGCCGTGTGCCGGCGGTCGAGGTGCTGATCTCGACCCCGTACATCCGCGAGTGCATCGAGAACAAGGACAAGACGAAGTACATCCGCGAGCAGATCGCCCTCGGCACCAGCCAGTACGGGATGCAGACCTTCGACCAGTCGCTCTTCCAGCTCTACAAGAACGGTCTGATCACGCTCGACGAGGCGCTGCGCCGCGCGTCGAACCCGGACGAGTTCAAGCTCAAGCTGCAGGGCGTGCAGTTCACCGCCGACGCCTCGCGCGAGGCGATGGAGCAGGCGCTCGAGGCGCCGCACGAGACCGACCAGTTCCAGGACGGGCTGAACTTCCAGATCGAGCGCATCGGCGGGTGA
- a CDS encoding DUF2520 domain-containing protein, with the protein MSTRSLRELRFSLVGPGRVGSSLARWLTRHDATLVSVAGRGPAASGALASALGGRSVPLDRLDTAGESLLLVAVRDTALDEVAGVLGAAPQAAVALHTCGSRGASALAPLAARGTATGSLHPLFPFPAAVDAPPRELVLAVDGDLAARQLAERLALAWGARAVVVPESLRAVYHLAAVLSAGGIVTLLALAAELVARGGLSADLAPGFAALSRGALEAASHSADPAEAITGPWRRGEVETVARHFAAAARLAPERLALLRELACEAVRQRRRLDPHDEATATLAAWLAESDLP; encoded by the coding sequence ATGTCGACCCGATCGCTGCGCGAGCTGCGCTTCTCCCTCGTCGGCCCGGGACGGGTCGGCTCCAGCCTGGCCCGCTGGCTGACGCGGCACGACGCGACGCTGGTGTCGGTCGCCGGTCGCGGTCCGGCGGCGAGCGGCGCGCTCGCCAGCGCGCTCGGCGGCCGGTCCGTGCCGCTCGATCGCCTCGACACGGCCGGCGAGTCGCTGCTCCTCGTCGCGGTGCGCGACACGGCGCTCGACGAGGTCGCCGGGGTGCTCGGCGCCGCGCCGCAGGCCGCGGTGGCGCTCCACACCTGCGGCAGCCGCGGCGCCTCGGCGCTCGCGCCGCTCGCCGCCCGCGGCACCGCCACCGGCTCGCTCCATCCGCTCTTCCCCTTTCCTGCGGCGGTCGACGCGCCGCCGCGAGAGCTCGTTCTCGCCGTCGACGGCGACCTCGCCGCCCGACAGCTGGCCGAGCGACTGGCGCTCGCCTGGGGCGCACGCGCGGTCGTCGTGCCGGAGTCGCTCCGCGCCGTCTACCATCTTGCCGCGGTCCTTTCGGCCGGCGGCATCGTCACCCTCCTCGCCCTGGCCGCCGAGCTCGTCGCGCGCGGCGGGCTCTCCGCCGACCTCGCCCCGGGCTTCGCCGCCCTGTCGAGGGGAGCGCTCGAGGCCGCCTCCCACTCGGCGGACCCCGCCGAGGCGATCACCGGCCCCTGGCGGCGCGGGGAGGTGGAGACCGTGGCCCGCCACTTCGCCGCAGCGGCACGGCTCGCGCCCGAGCGCCTCGCCCTGCTCCGCGAGCTCGCCTGTGAAGCCGTGCGCCAGCGCCGGCGTCTCGATCCCCACGACGAGGCCACGGCAACGCTCGCCGCCTGGCTGGCAGAGTCCGATCTTCCTTGA
- the dnaJ gene encoding molecular chaperone DnaJ, translated as MSRDYYEALGVAREATAQEIKSAYRKIAVKYHPDKNPGDREAEERFKEAAEAYAVLSDPEKRARYDRFGRQGLGGSPGGFDPSTFADFSDVLGDLFGLGDLFGGGRRGGARGGGPMPSPGADLRYDLTLTFAEAASGVARELKIPRLEVCPDCTGSGARRGSSPTACPACGGRGQVRFSQGFLTVARTCPQCRGEGTIVRDPCPGCRGEGRVERERTLEVKVPAGVDSGARMRLSGEGEHGRHGGPRGDLYVVLEVEPHESWERDGADVHARLEVGYSQAVLGATLPVETLLGEQTFELPGGSQPGEQFRLRGKGFPRLGSSGRGDHVLHLVVRVPRPGDLDEEQTTLLRRLAEIEGEAVHEERGVLERVKDFFS; from the coding sequence GTGTCGCGCGACTACTACGAGGCCCTGGGCGTCGCCCGCGAGGCGACGGCGCAGGAGATCAAATCGGCGTACCGCAAGATCGCGGTCAAGTACCATCCGGACAAGAACCCCGGCGACCGCGAAGCCGAGGAGCGCTTCAAGGAGGCGGCCGAGGCCTACGCCGTGCTCTCCGACCCCGAGAAGCGCGCGCGCTACGACCGCTTCGGGCGCCAGGGGCTTGGCGGCTCGCCCGGCGGCTTCGATCCGTCGACCTTCGCCGACTTCTCCGACGTCCTGGGCGACCTCTTCGGCCTCGGCGATCTCTTCGGCGGCGGGCGGCGCGGCGGTGCGCGCGGCGGCGGCCCGATGCCGTCGCCCGGCGCCGACCTGCGCTACGACCTGACGCTGACCTTCGCCGAGGCGGCGAGCGGCGTCGCGCGCGAGCTGAAGATCCCGCGCCTCGAGGTCTGTCCCGACTGCACCGGCTCGGGGGCGCGGCGCGGCAGCTCGCCGACCGCCTGCCCGGCCTGCGGCGGACGCGGCCAGGTGCGCTTCAGCCAGGGGTTCCTCACCGTGGCGCGCACCTGCCCGCAGTGCCGCGGTGAGGGGACGATCGTCCGCGACCCCTGCCCCGGCTGCCGCGGCGAAGGGCGCGTCGAGCGCGAGCGCACGCTCGAGGTGAAGGTGCCCGCCGGCGTCGACAGCGGCGCGCGGATGCGGCTCTCCGGCGAAGGCGAGCACGGCCGCCACGGCGGGCCGCGCGGCGACCTCTACGTCGTCCTCGAGGTCGAGCCGCACGAGAGCTGGGAGCGCGACGGCGCCGACGTCCACGCCCGCCTCGAGGTCGGCTATTCGCAGGCCGTCCTCGGCGCGACGCTCCCGGTCGAGACGCTGCTCGGCGAGCAGACCTTCGAGCTGCCCGGCGGCAGCCAGCCCGGCGAGCAGTTCCGCCTGCGCGGCAAGGGCTTCCCGCGGCTCGGCTCCTCGGGACGCGGCGACCACGTCCTGCACCTCGTCGTGCGGGTGCCGCGGCCGGGCGACCTCGACGAGGAGCAGACCACCCTCTTGCGCCGTCTCGCCGAGATCGAGGGCGAAGCGGTGCACGAAGAGCGCGGCGTCCTCGAGCGGGTCAAGGACTTCTTCTCGTGA
- the hrcA gene encoding heat-inducible transcription repressor HrcA: MPERLSAQPLNPRDREILKDIVQTYILSGEPVSSRAVAKHERHGLSAASIRNVMADLEELGLLEQPHTSAGRVPSSAGYHLYIESLMDNREVSAEERQVIDSTLAAEGDAESLVGAAPLLLSRLSAQVGMVVTPALGDTRLKAVDFVALSGRKVLCIVVSAGGFVESKLIETDELLSRERLVEISNYLTESFGGKTLREVRERLLAMMAEQRQQVDQLLGNAITLAERGLATAHGREVLVQGTSTVLAHPELSSLDRVRRMLDLFADRERLVALLGQCIEGKGVRVVIGAESDLTSDLGFSLIARPFQAAGGAEGTLAVFGPSRMEYGRVIPLVEYLGERLSQALEESRTF, from the coding sequence ATGCCCGAACGCCTCAGCGCCCAGCCGCTCAATCCGCGGGATCGCGAGATCCTGAAGGACATCGTGCAGACCTACATCCTCTCCGGCGAGCCGGTCAGCTCGCGGGCGGTGGCCAAGCACGAGCGGCACGGCCTGTCGGCGGCGAGCATTCGCAACGTCATGGCCGACCTCGAGGAGCTCGGGCTGCTCGAGCAGCCCCACACCTCGGCCGGGCGCGTGCCGAGCAGCGCCGGGTACCACCTGTACATCGAAAGCCTGATGGACAATCGCGAGGTCTCCGCCGAGGAGCGCCAGGTCATCGACTCGACGCTCGCCGCCGAGGGGGACGCCGAGAGCCTGGTGGGTGCGGCGCCGCTGCTGCTCTCGCGACTCTCGGCGCAGGTCGGCATGGTGGTGACCCCGGCGCTCGGCGACACGCGGCTCAAGGCCGTCGACTTCGTCGCCCTCTCCGGGCGCAAGGTGCTCTGCATCGTCGTCTCCGCCGGCGGCTTCGTCGAGAGCAAGCTGATCGAGACCGACGAGTTGCTGAGCCGCGAACGGCTGGTCGAGATCTCGAACTACCTGACCGAGAGCTTCGGCGGCAAGACGCTGCGCGAGGTGCGCGAGCGCCTCCTGGCGATGATGGCCGAGCAGCGGCAGCAGGTCGACCAGCTGCTGGGCAACGCGATCACGCTCGCCGAACGCGGTCTCGCCACGGCCCACGGCCGCGAGGTGCTCGTCCAGGGGACCTCGACGGTGCTCGCGCACCCGGAGCTCTCGAGCCTCGATCGCGTGCGGCGGATGCTCGACCTCTTCGCCGACCGCGAGCGGCTCGTCGCGCTGCTCGGGCAGTGCATCGAAGGCAAGGGCGTCCGCGTGGTCATCGGTGCGGAGAGCGACCTGACCTCCGACCTGGGGTTCTCGCTCATCGCGCGGCCGTTCCAGGCCGCCGGGGGCGCCGAGGGGACCCTCGCCGTCTTCGGCCCGTCGCGCATGGAGTACGGGCGGGTGATCCCGCTCGTCGAATACCTCGGCGAGCGCCTCAGCCAGGCGCTCGAAGAGAGCCGGACCTTCTGA
- the dnaK gene encoding molecular chaperone DnaK: MGKIIGIDLGTTNSCVAVVEAFSPRVLPNREGSRTTPSIVAFTGDGDRLAGQIAKRQAITNPQNTVFAVKRLIGRKFEDPNVQRARDLLPYALVEAPNGDVKIQIRDRQHSPEEISSFILREIKTFAEEALGEPVKEAIVTVPAYFDDSQRQATKDAGKIAGLEVLRIINEPTAAALAYGLDRLEGEKTIAVYDLGGGTFDISILRLSEGIFEVKSTAGDTYLGGEDFDQRIIDWLIGEFRAETGVDLRSDRMALQRLKEAGERAKCELSTANESAINLPFISADESGPRHLARTLTRAHFESLVEDLVERTEGPCLDALRSAGLRADQVDEVLLVGGQTRTPRVVQTVERIFGRAANREINPDEVVAIGAAIQGGILRGDIKDLVLLDVTPLSLGIETHGGLFVKLIERNATIPTKNTQIFTTVVDNQDTVEVHVLQGERDISAENRSLGKFELVGIPPSPRGVPQIEVTFAIDSNGIVNVSARDMATNQSQSIQINPAGGLSKDEIERLVVEADEHSKTDLQRREIRRIKNRLEGLIYTNERVFEQFREALRPDDSKRIHETLLRARMALMNEVRADIEAALFDLNSISRVLSDAMLNRSANPS, translated from the coding sequence TTGGGCAAGATCATCGGCATCGACCTCGGGACCACCAACAGCTGCGTGGCGGTGGTCGAGGCGTTCTCGCCGCGCGTGCTGCCCAACCGCGAGGGGAGTCGGACGACGCCGTCGATCGTCGCCTTCACCGGCGACGGCGACCGGCTCGCCGGGCAGATCGCCAAGCGCCAGGCGATCACCAACCCGCAGAACACCGTCTTCGCGGTCAAGCGGCTGATCGGCCGCAAGTTCGAGGACCCGAACGTGCAGCGGGCGCGCGACCTGCTGCCCTACGCGCTCGTCGAGGCGCCGAACGGCGACGTCAAGATCCAGATCCGCGACCGCCAGCACAGCCCGGAGGAGATCTCTTCCTTCATCCTGCGCGAGATCAAGACCTTCGCCGAGGAGGCGCTGGGCGAGCCGGTCAAGGAGGCGATCGTCACCGTCCCGGCCTACTTCGACGACTCGCAGCGTCAGGCGACGAAGGACGCCGGCAAGATCGCCGGGCTCGAGGTGCTGCGCATCATCAACGAGCCGACGGCGGCGGCGCTCGCCTACGGGCTCGACCGGCTCGAGGGCGAGAAGACGATCGCCGTCTACGACCTCGGCGGCGGCACCTTCGACATCTCGATCCTCCGCCTCTCGGAAGGGATCTTCGAGGTCAAGTCGACGGCCGGCGACACCTACCTCGGCGGCGAGGACTTCGACCAGCGGATCATCGACTGGCTGATCGGCGAGTTCCGCGCCGAGACCGGCGTCGACCTGCGTAGCGACCGGATGGCGCTGCAGCGCCTCAAGGAGGCCGGCGAGCGCGCCAAGTGCGAGCTGTCGACGGCCAACGAGTCGGCGATCAACCTGCCGTTCATCTCGGCCGACGAGAGCGGCCCGCGCCACCTCGCGCGCACGCTGACGCGGGCGCACTTCGAGTCGCTGGTGGAGGATCTGGTCGAGCGCACCGAGGGGCCGTGCCTCGACGCGCTGCGCTCGGCCGGGCTGCGCGCCGACCAGGTCGACGAGGTGCTGCTCGTCGGCGGGCAAACGCGCACGCCGCGCGTCGTCCAGACGGTCGAGCGGATCTTCGGCCGCGCGGCCAACCGGGAGATCAACCCGGACGAGGTGGTGGCGATCGGCGCGGCGATCCAGGGCGGCATCCTGCGCGGCGACATCAAGGACCTCGTGCTGCTCGACGTCACCCCGCTATCGCTCGGCATCGAGACGCACGGCGGGCTCTTCGTCAAGCTGATCGAGCGCAACGCCACCATCCCGACGAAGAACACGCAGATCTTCACCACCGTCGTCGACAACCAGGATACGGTGGAGGTGCACGTGCTGCAGGGCGAGCGCGACATCTCGGCGGAGAACCGCTCGCTCGGCAAGTTCGAGCTGGTGGGAATCCCGCCCTCGCCGCGCGGCGTGCCGCAGATCGAGGTGACCTTCGCCATCGACTCGAACGGCATCGTCAACGTGTCGGCCCGCGACATGGCGACGAACCAGTCACAGAGCATCCAGATCAACCCGGCCGGCGGTCTCTCGAAGGACGAGATCGAGCGTCTGGTGGTCGAGGCCGACGAGCATTCGAAGACCGACCTCCAGCGGCGCGAGATCCGCCGCATCAAGAACCGGCTCGAGGGGCTCATCTATACCAACGAGCGGGTCTTCGAGCAGTTCCGCGAGGCGCTGCGCCCCGACGACAGCAAGCGCATCCACGAGACGCTGCTGCGCGCCCGCATGGCACTGATGAACGAGGTGCGGGCCGACATCGAGGCGGCGCTCTTCGACCTGAATTCCATCTCGCGCGTGCTCTCCGACGCGATGCTGAACCGCTCGGCCAACCCGTCCTAG
- a CDS encoding transposase, translating into MARRLRYIPPGGGLVEVTCRTLQGRLLLRPSALLNDTVAGILARAARLYAVEVIGFVFLSNHFHLLLAVLDALQLAAFMNYLNSNLAREAGRLVQWREKFWGRRFQSILVSDEEGAQIERLTYLLAQGVKEGLVASPFDWPGAHCARHLVEGTPVVGHWHDRTLESKALRKGILLDPKDYVVEEELTLSPLPCWRSLDPEVYRARIRDLIAEIEAWGEQREEESGKPPLGREAVCRQSPHHEPNRIKKAPAPLVHTVAPEVRRALRKAYFAFREAYQHAARLLRAGVREVVFPEGAFPPALPFRVAARSG; encoded by the coding sequence ATGGCGAGGAGATTACGCTACATCCCCCCGGGCGGCGGGCTGGTCGAGGTCACTTGCCGCACCCTGCAGGGCCGGCTTCTGCTCCGACCCTCGGCCCTTCTCAACGACACCGTCGCCGGCATTCTCGCCCGCGCCGCGCGGCTCTACGCGGTCGAGGTCATCGGCTTCGTCTTCCTCTCGAACCACTTTCACCTGCTGCTCGCCGTCCTCGACGCGCTCCAGCTTGCCGCCTTCATGAACTACCTCAACTCCAACCTCGCCCGAGAGGCCGGCCGGCTCGTCCAATGGCGCGAGAAGTTCTGGGGGCGACGCTTCCAGTCGATCCTGGTCTCGGACGAGGAGGGAGCCCAGATCGAACGCCTCACGTATCTCCTTGCCCAAGGAGTCAAGGAAGGCCTCGTCGCCTCACCCTTCGACTGGCCTGGAGCTCACTGCGCGCGGCATTTGGTCGAAGGTACGCCGGTCGTCGGCCACTGGCACGACCGAACGCTCGAGTCGAAGGCGCTGAGGAAGGGCATCCTGTTGGACCCGAAGGACTACGTCGTCGAGGAGGAGCTGACGCTGTCCCCGCTTCCCTGCTGGCGTTCGCTCGACCCCGAGGTCTATCGAGCACGCATTCGGGACCTGATCGCGGAGATCGAGGCCTGGGGAGAGCAGCGCGAGGAGGAGAGCGGCAAGCCCCCGCTCGGTCGGGAAGCCGTCTGTCGCCAGAGCCCGCACCACGAGCCGAACCGGATCAAGAAGGCTCCCGCACCGCTGGTCCACACCGTCGCACCCGAGGTCCGACGAGCGCTGCGCAAGGCCTACTTCGCCTTTCGTGAGGCCTACCAGCACGCCGCGCGGCTCCTCCGCGCGGGCGTGCGGGAAGTCGTCTTCCCGGAAGGCGCGTTTCCGCCGGCGCTTCCCTTCCGTGTTGCCGCTCGGAGCGGCTGA
- a CDS encoding branched-chain amino acid transaminase yields the protein MNGELVEFAKATVHVMTHALHYGSGLFEGIRCYATPAGSAVLRLQEHLRRLEHSCKVYRMQIPFSRAELTAAVFATIRSNELPACYIRPIVYRGFGSAGINPLTAPVEVTIAVWPWGKYLGDQAAEQGVDVCVSSWRRHGLGSSPALAKATANYLNSQLIKMEAVGNGYAEGIALDTQGYVSEGSGENVFLVQDEVLYTPSRSSSILPGITRDAIITLAGDLGIPVREEAIPRGMLYTCDEAFFTGTAVEVSPIRSVDRIPVGEGRPGPITRRLMGEFMGIVEGRLPDRHGWLSPVPPTVGGPA from the coding sequence ATGAACGGCGAGCTCGTCGAGTTCGCGAAGGCAACGGTCCACGTGATGACCCATGCGCTGCACTACGGCTCGGGGCTCTTCGAAGGGATCCGCTGCTACGCCACGCCGGCGGGCTCGGCCGTCCTCCGCCTGCAGGAGCACCTCCGGCGCCTCGAGCACTCCTGCAAGGTCTACCGGATGCAGATCCCCTTCTCGCGCGCCGAGCTCACCGCGGCGGTCTTCGCCACGATCCGCAGCAACGAGCTGCCCGCCTGCTACATCCGGCCGATCGTCTACCGCGGCTTCGGCTCGGCAGGGATCAACCCGCTCACCGCTCCGGTGGAGGTGACGATCGCCGTCTGGCCCTGGGGCAAGTACCTCGGCGACCAGGCCGCCGAGCAGGGCGTCGACGTCTGCGTCTCCTCCTGGCGGCGCCACGGCCTCGGCAGCTCGCCGGCGCTCGCCAAGGCGACGGCCAACTATCTCAACTCGCAGCTGATCAAGATGGAAGCGGTCGGCAACGGCTACGCCGAGGGGATCGCCCTCGACACCCAAGGCTACGTCTCGGAGGGCTCGGGCGAGAACGTCTTCCTGGTCCAGGACGAGGTGCTCTACACGCCGTCGCGCTCCTCCTCGATCCTGCCCGGGATCACCCGGGATGCGATCATCACCCTGGCGGGCGATCTCGGGATCCCGGTGCGCGAGGAGGCGATCCCGCGCGGGATGCTCTACACCTGCGACGAGGCGTTCTTCACCGGCACGGCGGTCGAGGTGTCGCCGATCCGTTCGGTCGACCGGATCCCGGTCGGCGAGGGGCGTCCCGGGCCGATCACCCGGCGGCTGATGGGCGAGTTCATGGGCATCGTCGAGGGGCGCCTGCCGGACCGGCACGGCTGGCTCTCGCCGGTGCCTCCGACGGTCGGCGGTCCGGCCTGA
- a CDS encoding RecX family transcriptional regulator: MSPSRLSAFDKAGELLARRPYFRAELAARLARADYDGEEIAAAMEKLVRLGYLDDEALATAEAARLRDRKGLGRARIAADLSRRGAPRSIAAEVATESPDDELTRARDEAARWSAKTRNPQPAALARYLERKGFSARSIVAVLEDLGEGEVGELEES; this comes from the coding sequence GTGAGCCCCTCCCGCCTCTCGGCCTTCGACAAAGCCGGCGAGCTGCTCGCTCGCCGGCCCTATTTTCGCGCCGAGCTCGCCGCGCGCCTCGCCCGCGCCGACTACGACGGCGAGGAGATCGCCGCGGCGATGGAGAAGCTCGTCCGCCTCGGCTACCTCGACGACGAAGCGCTCGCCACCGCCGAAGCCGCGCGCCTGCGCGACCGCAAAGGCCTCGGCCGCGCCCGCATCGCCGCCGACCTCTCCCGCCGCGGGGCCCCGCGCTCGATCGCTGCCGAGGTCGCCACCGAATCGCCGGACGACGAGCTCACGCGCGCCCGCGACGAAGCCGCCCGCTGGTCCGCCAAGACCCGCAACCCCCAACCCGCAGCCCTCGCCCGTTACCTCGAACGCAAGGGCTTCTCCGCGCGCTCGATCGTCGCGGTGCTCGAGGATCTCGGCGAGGGCGAGGTGGGGGAGCTCGAGGAGAGCTGA
- a CDS encoding 16S rRNA (uracil(1498)-N(3))-methyltransferase yields MITVLVEPADLAGERLELAGDRYHHLVRVRRAGVGTELRLVDGAGEARQGRIERVDRRSAGVLLGAPVPGLEPHRHVELIVAPPRPERASWMVEKATELGVAAVRFVATERDPRSIGEGNLERLRRVAAAALEQCGGSRLPALSGVHAFSELPSLLAALPRRLCLDFGGSAFPAPDDAALALLVGPEGGWTAGERSTLAALGCEAIALGQRVLRVETAALAAATLAFHSGSVASASAAAFLR; encoded by the coding sequence ATGATCACCGTGCTCGTCGAGCCGGCCGACCTCGCAGGCGAGCGGCTGGAGCTCGCCGGCGATCGCTACCACCACCTGGTGCGCGTGCGCCGCGCCGGGGTCGGCACGGAGCTCCGGCTGGTCGACGGTGCAGGCGAAGCGCGGCAGGGGAGGATCGAGCGCGTCGACCGGCGAAGCGCCGGTGTCCTCCTCGGCGCCCCCGTCCCGGGGCTCGAGCCGCACCGTCACGTCGAGCTGATCGTCGCGCCGCCGCGCCCGGAGCGCGCCTCGTGGATGGTGGAGAAGGCGACCGAGCTCGGCGTCGCCGCAGTGCGCTTCGTCGCCACCGAGCGCGATCCGCGATCGATCGGCGAGGGCAACCTCGAGCGGCTGCGCCGGGTCGCTGCCGCGGCGCTCGAGCAGTGCGGTGGGAGCCGTCTGCCGGCGCTCTCCGGCGTTCACGCCTTCTCCGAGCTGCCCTCGCTGCTCGCCGCGCTTCCGCGACGGCTCTGCCTCGACTTCGGCGGCTCGGCCTTCCCGGCGCCCGACGACGCCGCGCTCGCGCTCCTCGTCGGACCCGAGGGCGGATGGACGGCGGGGGAGCGCTCGACGCTCGCCGCGCTCGGCTGCGAGGCGATCGCCCTCGGGCAACGCGTGCTCCGGGTCGAGACGGCGGCGCTCGCCGCGGCGACGCTCGCGTTTCATTCCGGCTCCGTCGCGTCGGCTTCTGCCGCGGCATTCCTGCGTTGA
- the grpE gene encoding nucleotide exchange factor GrpE, whose amino-acid sequence MDERTRDLQPIDEPSTSHDAAGGDEIEILSIEPGDAGEPDGRPAPEGAGAPPAEPGGGELELRRELEDLRDRSLRAMADFDNFRKRAEREREELRRHALTGALGELLPVVDNLERAVSAQGSLEDLRLGVEMTLRQLQEILRRMGLREVAAVGQRFDPHVHEAVMREERPGLTEPTVTAELLRGYLLHDRVLRPAMVTVAVPPESEDRAAASES is encoded by the coding sequence ATGGACGAGCGCACCAGGGACCTCCAGCCGATCGACGAGCCGTCGACGAGCCACGATGCGGCCGGGGGCGACGAGATCGAGATCCTCTCGATCGAGCCCGGCGACGCGGGCGAGCCCGACGGGCGCCCCGCGCCGGAGGGCGCCGGCGCACCGCCGGCCGAGCCGGGCGGCGGCGAGCTCGAGCTGCGGCGCGAGCTCGAAGATCTGCGCGACCGGAGCCTGCGGGCGATGGCCGACTTCGACAACTTCCGCAAGCGCGCCGAGCGCGAGCGCGAGGAGCTGCGCCGCCACGCCCTGACCGGGGCGCTCGGCGAGCTCCTGCCGGTGGTCGACAACCTGGAGCGGGCGGTCTCCGCCCAGGGCTCGCTCGAGGACCTGCGCCTCGGCGTGGAGATGACGCTGCGCCAGCTGCAGGAGATCCTGCGGCGGATGGGATTGCGCGAAGTGGCCGCCGTCGGCCAGCGTTTCGACCCGCACGTGCACGAGGCGGTGATGCGCGAGGAGCGGCCGGGGCTGACCGAGCCGACGGTGACTGCCGAGCTGCTGCGCGGCTACCTGTTGCACGACCGGGTCCTGCGGCCGGCGATGGTGACCGTGGCCGTCCCGCCGGAGTCCGAGGACCGGGCGGCGGCGAGCGAGAGCTGA